A portion of the Burkholderia pseudomultivorans genome contains these proteins:
- the hutC gene encoding histidine utilization repressor, whose protein sequence is MQKIGVPFRKIKALVRDKVRSGEWNVGERIPSEVDLASAFGVARMTVNRALRELTAEGMLERVAGVGTFVAEGKPQSNLLMIAHIRDEIVARGHQYSCRLVRHEREHVPLDITRALDLAPNDQVFHLVCVHLDDGRPLQLEDRYVNPAAAPGFLAQDFTAEPPSAYLYNNVSHFELEVEHVVDAAHPLPDQAALLEIEAGEPCLILTRRTWTGGVPVTIARFVHPANRYSLGSRFKPHALRGQI, encoded by the coding sequence ATGCAGAAGATCGGCGTGCCGTTCCGGAAGATCAAGGCACTGGTGCGCGACAAGGTCCGGAGCGGCGAGTGGAATGTGGGGGAGCGCATTCCGTCCGAAGTAGATCTCGCGTCGGCGTTCGGGGTGGCGCGCATGACGGTCAACCGCGCGCTTCGCGAATTGACCGCCGAGGGCATGCTCGAGCGCGTCGCCGGCGTCGGCACGTTCGTCGCGGAGGGCAAGCCGCAATCCAACTTGCTGATGATCGCGCACATTCGCGACGAAATCGTCGCGCGCGGGCATCAATACTCGTGCCGGCTCGTCCGGCATGAGCGCGAGCACGTACCGCTCGACATCACGCGCGCGCTGGACCTGGCGCCCAACGATCAGGTGTTTCACCTGGTCTGCGTTCATCTGGACGACGGCCGCCCGCTTCAGCTGGAAGATCGCTACGTCAACCCGGCCGCGGCGCCCGGTTTTCTCGCGCAGGATTTCACGGCGGAACCGCCGTCCGCGTACCTGTACAACAACGTGTCGCATTTCGAGCTGGAGGTCGAGCATGTCGTCGATGCCGCGCATCCGTTGCCGGATCAGGCCGCGCTGCTCGAAATCGAGGCCGGCGAGCCCTGTCTGATCCTGACGCGGCGCACCTGGACCGGCGGCGTTCCGGTCACGATCGCGCGCTTCGTGCATCCGGCGAACCGCTACAGCCTGGGATCGCGATTCAAGCCGCATGCGCTGCGCGGCCAGATATGA
- the hisC gene encoding histidinol-phosphate transaminase, producing the protein MSDVETETGPDMNAVPSYIRTLPMYVPGRSEQSVAREYGLSRIVKLASNENPLGCSPRVAEVLADVMSRHSATLSRYPESDAHELRGELARYHGLPENRFAVTNGSHELIDLCAALVLRDGFAGLYSQYAFQAYPISIRARGAHACEIGALHYGHDAAAICAALNDDAGGRIRLVYVCNPNNPTGTLLTPDQVERIVEQAGTDRLVVLDEAYIDYVDPALRVDAAALVERYPQLVVARTFSKAYGLASLRIGYGIMSAELADMIARIRPTFSVNAMAQTAASAALSDRAFLARTQQSNRAGIEQITHALRTSGIEYVPTHANFIAIRLQYAARTTQRLLEAGVVIRPLGAYRLDDFVRVTIGTEEENEIFLDALLDDREP; encoded by the coding sequence ATGAGCGATGTCGAAACCGAAACGGGACCGGACATGAACGCCGTGCCGTCGTATATCCGTACCTTGCCGATGTACGTGCCGGGGCGATCCGAGCAGTCGGTGGCGCGCGAATACGGGCTGTCGCGCATCGTGAAGCTGGCGTCGAACGAGAATCCGCTCGGCTGCAGCCCGCGCGTCGCCGAGGTGCTGGCGGACGTGATGTCGCGGCACAGCGCGACGCTTTCGCGGTATCCGGAAAGCGATGCGCACGAACTTCGCGGCGAACTCGCGCGATACCACGGCTTGCCCGAAAACCGGTTTGCGGTCACGAACGGGTCGCACGAACTGATCGACCTTTGCGCGGCGCTGGTCTTGCGCGACGGTTTCGCCGGGCTGTATTCGCAATACGCGTTCCAGGCCTATCCGATCAGCATCAGGGCGCGCGGCGCGCATGCATGCGAAATCGGCGCGCTGCATTACGGGCACGATGCCGCCGCGATATGCGCGGCGCTGAACGACGATGCGGGCGGGCGGATTCGGCTGGTCTACGTATGCAATCCGAACAATCCGACCGGCACGCTGCTGACACCGGATCAGGTCGAACGCATCGTCGAGCAGGCCGGCACCGATCGTCTCGTCGTGCTGGACGAAGCGTATATCGACTATGTCGATCCGGCCCTGCGCGTGGATGCGGCGGCGCTCGTCGAGCGTTATCCGCAGCTGGTCGTTGCGCGGACGTTCTCGAAGGCGTACGGGCTCGCATCGCTGCGGATCGGGTACGGGATCATGAGCGCGGAACTGGCGGACATGATTGCGCGGATTCGTCCCACCTTCAGCGTCAATGCGATGGCGCAAACGGCGGCATCGGCGGCGCTGTCCGACCGCGCGTTCCTGGCGCGGACGCAGCAGAGCAACCGCGCGGGCATCGAGCAGATCACGCACGCGCTTCGCACGAGCGGCATCGAATATGTGCCGACCCATGCGAATTTCATCGCGATTCGCCTGCAGTATGCGGCCCGCACGACGCAGAGGCTGCTCGAAGCCGGTGTGGTGATCCGGCCGCTGGGCGCCTATCGGCTCGACGATTTCGTCCGCGTGACGATCGGCACGGAGGAGGAGAACGAGATCTTCCTCGATGCGCTGCTCGACGATCGCGAACCCTGA
- a CDS encoding amino acid ABC transporter ATP-binding protein produces the protein MNADVNHDAEPIIEVRGLQKSFGTLKVLNGIDLCIRPGEVNFFIGPSGGGKSTLLRCINFLDVPTGGEIRFDGESLCRQEGAVFRVIAESRLRIARRKMPMVFQQFNLFAHRTVLENVIEGPIHVLGCTRDQAVAEAEAILKQVGLEKRLDHYPDQLSGGQKQRVAIARALAMKPKVVLFDEPTSALDPELVAGVLDTIRALADAGMTLAIVTHEMSFARKLADRIHFVADGTIHESGAPEDVLSADRDSKSRIAHFLRAVER, from the coding sequence TTGAACGCTGACGTCAATCATGACGCGGAGCCGATCATCGAGGTCCGCGGGCTGCAGAAATCGTTCGGCACGCTGAAGGTGCTCAACGGAATCGACCTGTGCATTCGACCGGGCGAGGTCAATTTCTTCATCGGACCGAGCGGCGGCGGAAAGTCGACGCTGCTTCGCTGCATCAACTTTCTCGACGTTCCGACCGGCGGCGAAATCCGTTTCGACGGCGAGTCGCTTTGCCGGCAGGAAGGCGCGGTGTTTCGCGTGATTGCCGAATCCCGGCTGCGCATCGCGCGTCGCAAGATGCCGATGGTCTTTCAGCAATTCAACCTGTTCGCGCACCGGACCGTGCTCGAGAACGTCATCGAGGGGCCGATTCACGTGCTCGGTTGCACGCGCGATCAGGCCGTTGCGGAAGCGGAAGCGATCCTGAAGCAGGTCGGCCTCGAAAAGCGGCTCGATCATTATCCGGATCAGCTTTCCGGCGGGCAGAAGCAGCGCGTCGCGATCGCGCGTGCGCTGGCGATGAAGCCGAAGGTCGTGCTGTTCGACGAACCGACTTCGGCGCTCGATCCGGAACTCGTCGCGGGCGTGCTCGACACGATTCGCGCGCTCGCCGATGCCGGCATGACGCTGGCCATCGTCACGCACGAGATGAGTTTCGCGCGCAAGCTGGCGGACCGCATTCATTTCGTTGCGGATGGAACGATTCACGAGTCGGGCGCGCCGGAAGATGTGCTGTCGGCCGATCGGGACTCGAAGAGCCGCATCGCGCATTTCCTGCGCGCGGTCGAACGATAG
- a CDS encoding amino acid ABC transporter permease, whose protein sequence is MQEFFLHMIPRYFPFLLKGAWITIELSLISMTGAILLGLAVAIGRLSPRRWIAWPLQCYVEIWRDVPLVVQLLVIYFTLPQIGLTLPGFWAGVLGLSLNLGAYLSEVFRAAIQSIDHGQREAGMTIGMSNAMIYRRVILPQAMKVALPTVGGYFISLMKDSSLVSFIAVNELLRHGTIIIAETFMSMQVYLMVAIIYFAMSFAAARGVRWIERTFTPAHRGGRRTASRAVARAGSYEASVGAVGAMPAQGRGVNLER, encoded by the coding sequence ATGCAAGAGTTTTTCCTGCACATGATTCCACGCTACTTCCCGTTTCTGCTGAAGGGCGCATGGATCACCATCGAGCTGTCGCTGATCAGCATGACCGGCGCGATCCTGCTCGGTCTGGCGGTCGCCATCGGGCGACTGTCGCCACGGCGCTGGATCGCATGGCCGTTGCAGTGCTACGTCGAAATCTGGCGCGACGTGCCGCTGGTCGTCCAGTTGCTGGTGATCTATTTCACGCTGCCGCAGATCGGCCTGACGCTGCCGGGCTTCTGGGCCGGCGTGCTCGGTCTCTCGCTGAATCTCGGCGCCTACCTGTCCGAAGTATTCCGGGCGGCGATTCAGTCGATCGATCACGGGCAGCGTGAAGCCGGAATGACGATCGGCATGTCGAACGCGATGATCTACCGGCGCGTGATCCTGCCGCAGGCGATGAAGGTGGCGTTGCCGACGGTCGGCGGCTACTTCATCTCGCTGATGAAGGATTCGTCGCTGGTGTCGTTCATCGCGGTGAACGAACTGCTGCGTCACGGGACGATCATCATCGCCGAAACCTTCATGAGCATGCAGGTGTACCTGATGGTCGCGATCATTTACTTCGCGATGAGTTTCGCCGCAGCGCGCGGCGTGCGCTGGATCGAGCGGACCTTCACGCCGGCCCATCGCGGCGGCCGGCGCACGGCTTCGCGCGCGGTCGCGCGTGCCGGATCGTACGAGGCGTCCGTCGGCGCCGTCGGGGCAATGCCCGCACAGGGGCGGGGGGTGAATCTTGAACGCTGA
- a CDS encoding substrate-binding periplasmic protein gives MPAIKRLFVLSVASVLSSSVVPSAHAGCLDDVKAAGVLHAGNGLMGTRPFAWQNEDGTYGGLESDLLKEVGKRIGVPKTDFVVTEWSTLIPGLKARRWDVIFSSMSATQERIQNANVRFSRPYFLLYDQIIVKTDSPIQSPADLKGRKVGTTLGTNDSLNAHRLADEGKIGEVMDFNTFGEPFAALQNGQVDAVLLDQGTLLGQREKMKNLRVVGQPIYYRPKPEWAAAEAKANYRFGSSAVAVRAECTDLLNAVNNALLSMDQDGTRQRILVKYGAWSAEQATLTK, from the coding sequence ATGCCAGCCATCAAACGTCTGTTCGTTTTGTCCGTTGCATCGGTGTTGTCCTCCAGTGTCGTCCCGAGCGCCCACGCCGGCTGCCTCGATGACGTGAAGGCAGCGGGCGTGCTGCACGCTGGCAACGGCCTGATGGGAACGCGGCCGTTCGCATGGCAGAACGAGGACGGCACATACGGCGGCCTGGAATCGGACCTGTTGAAAGAGGTCGGCAAGCGCATCGGCGTGCCGAAGACCGATTTCGTCGTCACCGAGTGGAGCACGCTGATTCCGGGGCTCAAGGCCAGGCGATGGGACGTGATCTTCTCGTCGATGTCCGCGACGCAGGAGCGGATCCAGAACGCCAACGTACGGTTCTCCCGTCCGTATTTCCTGCTGTATGACCAAATCATCGTCAAGACCGATTCACCGATCCAGTCGCCGGCGGACTTGAAGGGGCGCAAGGTCGGCACGACGCTCGGCACGAACGACTCGCTGAATGCGCATCGTCTCGCCGACGAAGGAAAGATCGGCGAGGTGATGGATTTCAATACGTTCGGCGAGCCGTTCGCCGCGCTCCAGAACGGACAGGTCGATGCGGTGCTGCTCGATCAGGGCACCCTGCTCGGGCAGCGCGAAAAGATGAAGAACCTGCGCGTGGTGGGCCAGCCGATCTACTATCGCCCGAAGCCCGAGTGGGCCGCCGCCGAGGCGAAGGCGAACTACCGGTTCGGTTCGAGCGCGGTCGCGGTGCGCGCGGAATGCACGGATCTGCTGAACGCGGTGAACAACGCGCTGCTGTCGATGGATCAGGACGGCACCCGGCAGCGCATTCTCGTCAAGTACGGTGCATGGTCGGCCGAGCAGGCGACCCTGACGAAATGA
- a CDS encoding MFS transporter, with amino-acid sequence MSTRKLMSGRSADAGAWLPGQGGAIHSGGGATAREAADPKLLKRAACASFIGNFVEWFDYASYGYLATVIAVVFFPKSDATTGLLAAYGVFAISFVIRPLGGVVWGHFGDRVGRRTALSLSILIMSCSTFLIAFLPTYAQVGMLAPVLLLLVRVVQGFSASGEYAGASAFLAEYAPEGKRGIYTSIVPASTAAGLLFGSIFVAVMHAVMTSQQLHDFGWRLPFLLAAPFGLVGRYIRIRLEDTPKFKALEGAHHVAQAPATELLTRHRGRMLIAFGVTCLNAVAFYLVLSYMPTYLSTELGIGETESFIAATISLAAYIGLIFLMGALSDRVGRKTMLIGASVLFAVLTVPLFKGLAGASFATIVMIQIAFGALLTMNDGTLPCFLSEIFPTRVRYSGFAFCFNAANALFGGTAPLVATWLIGATGSKLAPAWYLVGAAGVALVAMLASSETAKRPLADD; translated from the coding sequence ATGAGTACCAGAAAGCTAATGTCGGGCCGGTCGGCGGATGCCGGCGCATGGTTGCCGGGCCAGGGCGGCGCGATCCATTCGGGCGGCGGCGCGACCGCGCGCGAAGCGGCCGATCCGAAACTGTTGAAGCGGGCCGCATGCGCGAGCTTCATCGGCAATTTCGTCGAATGGTTCGATTACGCGTCGTACGGCTATCTCGCGACCGTCATCGCGGTCGTCTTCTTCCCGAAGAGCGACGCGACGACCGGCTTGCTGGCCGCGTACGGCGTGTTCGCGATCTCGTTCGTGATCCGGCCGCTGGGCGGCGTGGTGTGGGGGCACTTCGGCGACCGGGTCGGGCGTCGGACCGCGCTGTCGCTGTCGATCCTGATCATGTCGTGCTCGACGTTCCTGATCGCATTCCTGCCGACTTATGCGCAGGTCGGGATGCTCGCGCCGGTGCTGCTGTTGCTGGTGCGCGTCGTGCAGGGCTTCTCGGCGTCCGGCGAGTATGCGGGCGCGTCCGCGTTCCTCGCCGAATACGCGCCGGAAGGCAAGCGCGGCATCTATACCAGCATCGTGCCGGCCAGCACCGCGGCAGGGCTGCTGTTCGGCTCGATCTTCGTCGCCGTGATGCACGCGGTGATGACCTCGCAGCAGCTGCACGACTTCGGCTGGCGCCTGCCGTTCCTGCTCGCCGCGCCGTTCGGCCTGGTCGGACGCTATATCCGCATTCGTCTCGAGGACACGCCGAAGTTCAAGGCGCTCGAAGGCGCGCACCATGTCGCACAGGCGCCGGCCACCGAACTGCTGACGCGGCATCGCGGCAGGATGCTGATCGCGTTCGGCGTGACGTGCCTGAATGCGGTCGCGTTCTATCTGGTGCTGAGCTACATGCCGACCTACCTGTCGACGGAGCTGGGCATCGGCGAGACCGAGTCGTTCATCGCGGCGACGATTTCGCTGGCCGCATATATCGGGCTGATCTTCCTGATGGGCGCGCTGTCGGATCGCGTCGGACGCAAGACGATGCTGATCGGCGCGTCGGTCCTGTTCGCGGTGCTGACGGTGCCGCTGTTCAAGGGGCTGGCGGGCGCGAGCTTCGCGACGATCGTGATGATCCAGATCGCGTTCGGCGCGTTGCTGACGATGAACGACGGGACCCTGCCGTGTTTCCTGTCGGAGATTTTCCCGACGCGCGTGCGTTACAGCGGCTTCGCGTTTTGCTTCAACGCGGCGAATGCGCTGTTCGGCGGCACGGCGCCGCTGGTCGCGACCTGGCTGATCGGTGCGACCGGCAGCAAGCTGGCGCCCGCGTGGTATCTGGTCGGGGCGGCCGGCGTCGCGCTGGTCGCGATGCTCGCGAGCAGCGAGACGGCGAAGCGGCCGCTGGCGGACGATTGA